Below is a genomic region from Salvelinus sp. IW2-2015 linkage group LG18, ASM291031v2, whole genome shotgun sequence.
attctgagggcaaaagggggtgcaactcaatattagcaaggtgtttttaatgttttgtacaagcAGGGTAATGTATAGCGCAGTAATTACAATCATTGTCAAAACAATAAACCCAAGCCATTTCAATGTTTCATATACAATTTATATTCATATAGTCATATTTCATATTGTACAAAGTTACATTCTGAACTGCGAAGACTCATTCATAGAAATAAATACTGAAATGGCTAAACTGCGATATGAAACATCTCTTCTCctggagagcagacagacagacacacacacagaccagcacaaaggcacacacacacgccctcgTTCACTCCTCAGGACAGACACCGTAGTAACACTCACCAGCACAATCTGCTGGTACACAGACCAGACTCCGGCCGAGTGTGTCAAATGACACCTTACTCCCCATCTAGACGCAACCACAGATTAAATGACACCTTACTCCCCATCTAGACGCAACCACAGATTAAATGACACCTTACTCCCCATCTAGACGCAACCACAGATTAGGGTCGAAAAGACAAACATACAAAAGTCAATAATAAAAATAGGCTTCAAATAGTCTCTGAACACTTCAGTATCATATCAACCTATCAGGAGGGATCCTGTTTGGTCAGAGATCAGTCACCCTGTCCCCTAGTGTACAAAAGGTAAAAGGAAGACGTTGCCCCTAGACGCTTATCTAATGTCAGTGTTGAGTTGTTCCTCCACTAATTGTTCACGTTGGGATTTGCGGAGGGTaaattgatcctagatctgtgcctatgggTAACATCTACTCTCAGCATACAAAAGATTCCAGAAGCAGAGAAACCAGCTATTATACACAATCACATCTCTGCATTTACAGAGATggcttaaaaaatatatctatCCATACACAATGAACCTTATAACAAAGACGGTCTGTCAAAATGTTATTGTATCTAAAGAGAGATGGGTTGAAAATGCTGCTACAACGCTGTACATTTACTTTATTCTGATCAACTGAAATTATTTTTCCTTTGGTAACATTCTTTCACATAGGTATACATACTCAGTCACACTTCAAAAGTCCATAATGTAGTTTTAAACATTTCCTTTTTTACTTTTAAAACCTAAGGCAACAGTTGATTTTTGTAAAATGTCTGCAAGCTCTAGCTGATGGGAGAGCAGGATGGGAGAGCAGCGGCACAGAAACTAAAGTCAGAGACCCTGTTCCAACACACTTAAAGTGCAACCCTGCCTTCCTACCTACCTTCCGTGAGGTAATTAACTACTAATCTGTCTCAATCATCAATCCAACCCAGTTGTAATTACCCCTAGGAAGGGAGGATGCATTTTTCGGTATTGCAATAGGGCGATTCTCTGACCCTGCAGCTACAGACATGATTGATCTATCAGGTTTTCCATAGACCATAGTCATGGAGAACAACACTGATCCCAAGTCCAGAAAACTGACAATTGATTAAACTGTATTAAGTACAATCAACATCCATGTTCTcacaacataaaataaaaatgatcatGCAAGAAGAGCACACCTGTATCATTTAGGACACACTGGATTGGCTCCATCGCTGGATTCTCCTGTAATACTTGCTTTCTTATTGGACATCATGCGGTTGATTTGGATTTGCAGTTCAAACACCGACATCATTATTCTCCTGTGTGCAGGTGTCTCGTACAGTTTCATACAGTATTGTCTCCTCTGTCCAATCGGTCCTTTACTGAAAGGAAGCAAAGATGAGGACAGGGGTGTGGCCAAAGACACACCCTGAACCTACATTGATTCCAACCAATCACCACGCAGTATTTGGACAGAGGGGTTGGACACTAGGCATACAATATAAAACCAAGTGCGAAACATGACCTaagaaaattaaataaaacagaaataattttgttttcaataataataataataataataaaagagcAACAGGCTTGTATCAGATTTAAAATTCAATACAATCAATACaattacaaattaaataaaaaataaccgtAAAACAAAAAGAAACATGCAGAAGAGTGAATCTGATTGGCCAGCTTTGTTCCTGCTTCGAGCAGGCTCCTCCCATTCTTCATCTCTGTGGCAGGGTTAGAGATCAAGGGTTAAAAGTTCATGCCTGACTGCCCATGACCTGCCAGACGATCAGGTGACTCCTCTCAGCTTTAGCCAGGAACGGCTGCAGCTTCAGAGTGTGCTCATCCAGTGCCTCCTCAGTCTCCCCAGCCTCGTCacctacacacagacaaacattaaGCCACTTCAATTTATACAAATCTGTATGTTTTCATGCCCTGCCATATACGGACAGTACTTGTCAATTGATTGTCTGATATGACGGTCCTAGCCAACTCACCCATCCTGAAGTCGATGTATCCCTCTCCACCACTCATCACCAGAACAGACCTTTCCTGCTGTTGTTGAGGGTGCTCCTCTACCCCCTTGTCACTCCCCACCTCTGCTGCTCCGCCAGCACCTGACGGGATCACCTGACCTGGGGAAGGGAGGACCTTCATCCAGTTAaaaggcaggaggaggagaagaagagagggaagagaagtgaAATTACCTGGGACAGCCGTGAAGAACTTGACGGCATCTCGGTGACCATGGAAACAGAGCTGAGCGTGAGCCATGGAGCAGAAGGGTACAGAGGTTCCAGCTGTCACCTTATCACTGTTTTCATCACCATACACACGGATCACTCCACCAGGTTTACCTGGCCCCGCCGTCACCTTATTGGCTAGAGACAGAGCAAGGGAGAAATTAATCATTAAATAGAGAAAGGGTGaatagatggagggatgagaaatAAATTAATAATTACATAGAGGGGAAAGAGATGGGCAAAGAGAYggtgatggagagagagatgcattacTTCCCCTTACTGTCAGTGAGAGGTATAGAGATGATAACGCCATTGCCGGTGCCCACCCAGAGACGGTTACAGGACACCATGAGAGCTGTGATCCTGACAAACGAGAAGCCCAGCTTCCCCGTACCTGAGGGAGATCAACATGACTCAttattaagaaaataaataatgaagtaCGGTCTATATTTCCTGTACGTGACTTGGGCTTTCTAACGCCATGAATCCCTGTCCCATATTAATCAGCTAACGAGGACACACAAACAAGTTGCAATAGAAGCATAGAAAACAACAGCAGGTGTTTAAATGCCCTGGGTTCCTCACCCAGCATCTTGCTGACGTAGGGTTCTATGTCAACATCCTgcaggtgttggtgtgtgtgggcgtgGAACAGTCTCAGAGTAGAGTCCAGTCGGATCGACACCCAGATACCATCTCCATCCCACGCCAGCTGTCTCACCTGGCTCTCCTTACGGGGGTGGGCATCAAATGACttctacaggggagagagaggatggaaaaggagaggagggttACAACTATAATCTGTGGATGGTTAGACTTGTGTGTTCAGTATGCGAGTCAGTCCGTCTGAGCCTGTGTGTTCAGTATGCGAGTCAGTCCGTCTGAGCCTGTGTGTTCAGTATGCGAGTCAGTCCGTCTGAGCCTGTGTGTTCAGTATGCGAGTCAGTCCGTCTGAGCCTGTGTGTTCAGTATGCGAGTCAGTCCGTCTGAGCCTGTGTGTTCAGTATGCGAGTCAGTCCGTCTGAGCCTGTGTGTTCAGTATGCGAGTCAGTCCGTTTGAGCCTGTGTGTTCAGTATGCGAGTCAGTCCGTTTGAGCCTGTGTGTTCAGTATGCGAGTCAGTCCGTTTGAGCCTGTGTGTTCAGTATGCGAGTCAGTCCGTTTGAGCCTGTGTGTTCAGTAGCGAGTCAGTCCGTTTGAGCCTGTGTGTTTTTAGTATGCGAGTCAGTCCGTTTGAGCCTGTGTGTTTTAGTATGCGAGTCAGTCCGTTGAGCCTGTGTGTTCAGTATGCGAGTCAGTCCGTTGAGCCTGTGTGTTCAGTATGCGAGTCAGTCCGTTTGAGCCTGTGTGTTCAGTATGCCGAGTCAGTCCGTTTGAGCCTGTGTGTTCAGTATGCGAGTCAGTCCGTTTGAGCCTGTGTGTTCAGTATGCGAGTCAGTCCGTTTGAGCCTGTGTGTTTAGTATGCGAGTCAGTCCATCTGAGCCTGCATGATTCCGTGTGTGTGTCAGGCGTGCCTCTATCTTCATGGCTTTGGGCTGGACCACGTAGATCTTGTTCCTGAAGCCACACCAGACCTTGTCGTGAACCACAGTCATACAGCGGATAGAGTGGTGGGGTCTGCCCAGGTCTAACAGGTGGTAGTTGGTCAGATCCCACTGACCATCTGGAGGGGAAGGGGTGGGGGTTAGCAccagcatatacagtgcattcagaaagtattcagacctcttaactttttccactgttatgttacagccttattctaaaatggattaaataaataaaaattcaccctcaatctacacacaatacccaataatgacaaagcaaaaacaggtgaaTCCCCTTATATGGGATTCAAGTAGATCAATGGACACACAAACAAATGTAAGAAAGCATATGGAAACACGTCAGCCTTACCCACTCCTCTGTGGAAGATAGCCAGTGTTCCATCAGCCAGAGACACCAACACTCTCCCCTTCACATGGACGATGCCCAGGACAGAGTCCTTCAGCTTTATAGAGTGGAGACACTTCCTCCACTGGGCCACTGACGAGTGCAcgtacacactgaaacacacacacacaccagtttgaCTGATGAGATCAATATGAGATTGATAAACAGATCTGATTGATTAATTAGCAGATTGGTGTCTCACCATCCGTTCTGTGCTCCCAGCCACATGGTGGGTAAAACACTGCTCATCTTCTGGGCTTCTTCTCTCATCAGGTCCTGTTCCTCTGGGTTAGGGTTGGAGCTCACACCATCCTTCACCAGATCAGACTCCCTgagaatggaaacaggatgttataatgcgtgtttgtgtctgtttttgtttgtccgtgagtgtgtgtttgtccatACCTCTGTGTGTAGTTGGCTGGCGACTTCCCAGGGCTAGTACTCTGAACACCCAGAGGGTCAGTGAAGACATGTTCAGTGTAGACTCCCCTCTGACTTAAGTCATGCTCTGGACCTGCAGGACCTGCACTGGCCTCTGTAGCTTCAGTAGCCTCCTCTGCAGCCTTGGAGTCtacacagggaggagggagagagaagagtagaataCTTTTTAAATGGACAGGGAATCCCATTTGGGAACCAATAGCCCAAATCATGTTTCTATAACCCTGTAGGGTAGACCTAGGAATTCAGCGGATCATTCCATGGAGAAAGTCGGGTGAAAGGGTTTAGTTTAGAGGTCTTCACTGGTCAGAGTGGGCCTGATATAGCCGACAGCTCTAACTTGTCCCTCAGGACCGGGTCGGGTCCTGTTTGATTGTCATCGGGTCTCGGTCTACGTAACTACAGCTGACAGACTGAATGGACCTGACCACAGCTCTGCATAGACTATAGCATATTTATTTTACGCTAATAAGGTGAATGTATTAACTTATAGAAGGCCTAGCTGACATATAAAAGACCTACTTGTTAACCAGTAGATCAACTTGGCTGATAAACATAACATTTTTGTCACTCTGGTCCAATCGGGTCTAGGTTCCATTCAGGTTCCGGTCTGATTGTTCTCGGGTTCGTTCAGGTCCGGGTCCATGACCTCTAGTCTAGCTAGCAAACTCAGCAATCACCCACCTCTGGAACTAGCAAACTATCCACTAACTCGGCACATCAGTCCAGTGTCACTAGATctgtagaaacttcagagggaCGTCTCTTACCTGTGTCGGTTTCATTCTCTGTGCTTGCTGTCTGGGGGGTAGCCACCGCCCCCTCGGTAGAGCAGCCAACCACATTGATCCCTGCCAGCACTCCAGCTTCGCCCCCTGAGCCACTACTGGTTGTGCTGGCTTCGAGAGTCCCGCCCTCAGCACCTGACCCCGCCTCCGGGTTATGGGGTACCTCCTCCCCTGCCGGGTAGTCGGTCTCTCTGGCACctaacacacacgcaagcacataTACACCCAAGACCACCATATATAAACATGTACAAACAAACATGTTATGGTTAgctaaaatcaaaataaatatatgtattttgcTGGGTCTTGAGTGCTCATATaaaaacgcacacaaacacagacctgGCACGCTGGCCATGCAGAGGACGTGGGAGTTGCAGACTAAGAAGTTCTCCAGGACGTTCCCAGGCTGGTTGGCGTCGATGACGATGACCTTAGTGGTGGCCTGAGTACTGGTACAGATCCAGACCAGAGAGGACAGCTCCTCCTGGTGATGCAGCTCCTTCTCCTGCTcctacagcaaacacacacacacaccagtattgtatgagcgcatgtgtgtgtgtgtgtgctggctgaCCATGTGTGTTGTGTACATGTACCTTCAGGTCCTGGTCCAGTTTGTCCAGACTGCTCTGTGATCCTATCTTCCTGCAACGGCTCTCAGGACCAGGGCTGGTCAGGTCACTGTAGAACACACTGGCTCCTACTATCGACCCCCCGTCACGAGTCTTACCCCCTGACAGGTTCACACCTACAGCACACCACAGCTACGGGAGGGAGACACACAGTTAGCAATATGTCCCTGTATATAGAGAGACATACAAGGTAAGAATAGGTGTACAGACCAGTTTGTGAGCGGAGCGGTCCTTTCCTACCGCTCTGCTAAAAACCACTCATCGCTCACAGGAAGAGAAACTGCtgctccaaattcgctccattcattaaaaatcACAATTGAACCatcacccatctatttttgtgactacccaGACCTACCATtttgttttgaagtattgaaaccaaaccatatgacctgaagaaaaagtatttgaataaacatgaaaagattAATGTAAGAATGTCATATTAAACAACATATAAACATTCtgaataggtcaggagccagacagagagCCTAAGAAGGAACAAAATTGAATTACTTGACAGTTTTTTAATAATATAGGCTAAggctacaaagaaatacattgtgaagcattagCGAGCGCTACACCAGGCTGGCAGGGACattaagtgctcagcatttgaaaacaacatttcgttgtctttttttgtttttcactctGTTTGTCAGAACCTAACGGACAACTAAtcaaagcttaaaccaagtttattcaaaaGACAAAGATGTCTCCCTCAGCACAAGTATTTATACCCTCCTTTAGGCGGAGTCTCCTCCTTGCACCTCTAAACACTACATCTTTGTTGCCAGGCATGTTAAGTTACGTATAATTTAAAAAAGTTCCTTCTcccttcatctgacctgacctcggcccacattcctcactaatccatAGCTATCCAACTTCATCAGTGACTGCAACCAAGTGATTTCCTTTTCCCTTACTTAGTAACTCTCCAGACCCATACTTCTTATCCACCCTCCATTGATCCCACATATACATTCCTCATACATGTAACCATTAACTTCTAGTGTGGAAAGTATTTCAAACTACAACCCAaaatattaaataattgtattctATAAATTGCATATATatgctgtgacttacttagaattcattacaaattaaacaaaaaatgccttattaggctcagtctacagtgcctttgaattcacttttagaaacatgagtttggccagtctgtgaCTTCAGGCTCATGTGATAGTGCCTGGAGAACAGGCCAGCAGTGGAGAATACCCTCTAagcacttgcagagccactggggacgCTAAACACCCTTTGGGCCGTTCTTGCCAGGTTGGGCAGGAATGCGATTTATKTTTTGTAGGTAGGCCTAAAAGGATTTTTAGGTAAAACAACCCTATCAAAACAGATaaagctccttgaaagaggtaatatgcctggcctattgggccaaaatcaatgatggcctattgtatagataatagaacaaaaattaACTTAAAGAGATctgattttttgtttataaatactttgctacaatgacacagctagctacccacctcgttcctttctgttAGTATGTACACGTACTAAGTACACTATCATGCTTTCGGGATACCAATCTTTTCTGACCCCaaaatgattctttagttgtggacactacatcaccacacgcCCTCTCTTGTGCTTGGACCTTCTCATCtctgtaagtcaccttgattttgcacctgtgtgttttatcagtttctttatgaaaatatttagcatacTAGATGACATAaactaaagcaaggggctattagcagcacacaagtaaactacaaatgcatgctgggctggGCATGGCCTGAGCTtgtgaagtgagtgctactggagcGGGCGAGAAGGCCGAAGCGCCAGCCTTTGGGAAACTCGCTCCACGCTCCAGTCAAATTAGGCACGCTCCACTCCAGCTCACATACTCTGGTATACACACCTTCATGGTAGCATCATTCTCATCCAGTGGTCGGAGGTAGACCGGTACAGGTAGATTCTTCATCTTGTTCTCTGACGTCTGACCACCATTGGCCACCTGTAAAATAAAATTGTGTGGTCAAAATACCTGGAGTCGCTTAACCTAACGTAACTTATATATTAAAAGTCAGCCATATTAAGTAATCCACAAAGAGACTTGAACTACCTTGAATTTCTGTGGCAGGCTCCACCCATAGGCCTGTACCCGGCCGTCCTCTTCCTTCTCAACGTGGGCTTTCACCTGTCTGTACTGGGCTCTCTTCTGCTCCCTACGAGACACCATGTTGCCTGCCTCAGACCTGAACGGGGGGATGCATAAAAAATCCTCCCATCAATTCTGGACACACAATCTGGCGTAGATAGATAAATAAACTGAATGGATGRGGGCATGGAGGTGGGGCCAAAGGAGGATTAAATCCTCGATGAGTGAAAGGCTGTATTAATAATTGGGTGGATCATGAGTGAATGGACAGATGAGTAGATGTCTCCAACACTCACTCCTCATTGAGGAAGTCGAAGGCCTTGCTCTTGTCACTGGGTAACTGTTGCAGCGCTGCACTCCTCTTCTTCACAGAGGGCTGGACCTGGGACGAGGGGGCGTTGTACTTCACATTAACTGGAGCCGCCTCCGCCGGCTTCTTAGCTGCTCCGCCACTTGAACTGAACAACCGGCTGAAACtggaggacggagggagggatggagagagggatacagggatggagggagagagggatacagggatggagggagggagggatggagagagggatacagggatggagggagggagaaggtagaaagaaagagcagacagagacatataTAGAGGGGTGGACAAAGCAGCAGCGGCAGGGTTTAAGGGATAAATATTCAAATCAAGGGTtgatttacaccccccccccacccccaagacTACACCAACGACCAAAAGGAGGGTTTAACAGCGAGCCAGTCTCCACTCAGCAATTTTACAGGGGATGGGAGAGCAGGGAATGCATTGGTTAATACTGTAACACGAACCAGGCAGTTAGTATGtcaacacagaacacaacaaaaGTTACAAACTATTACTGCTAATCCCAGCTCTAGACAACGCTTGTTAAGTAAGAGTGAGATGAGAAGGCTAGATCCAAAAATATCAGGATTCTTTCTGTTTAAGATCAAATATCTACAGTCCATCAGGTCAAAACAGAGACTTCATGACCCTCTCCATATAGCAGAAAATAGCCTACCCTTTTGATAACAACCTCAGTGTGTCAATTCAGAAATCTGTCCAATCACAGATGGCATACTGCACCTGACTCTGGAATACAACCATCTATTCCACCGTATGCCCTCTTTCTCCTCATCCCAACCCcatcacacacaccctcccacaTCCCAACACACCTCCTGCACACATATGACAAACAACAACAGGCATGataacagagacagagggaccaGAGGGCAACAGGAAAGACAAATAAACATGCATTTAACATTTCACGcacacaaataaatgctttaccCTCTGCCTAAAATATCAGTAAATTATTAGTCAGATGCATTACACCCCTCTCCAACAATACATGTCATTCATAAATGAACCACACACCATAGCCATTCCTACTGAAACTCAACAGGGAGAGCCTGTATTGGGAAATTGCCATTTATAAGACATTTCAGTTAAATATATTTMATATGCGTACTAGGTAGACACACACCTTCTGTTTGTAGGTGAATCGTATTCAAAACTTTTGACAGAGGATAAGTGTTGGTTTCCCTTGGGAGTTTTCAAAAAATGTGAGCTCACTCCGActttaaatgaaaacaaaatgtcacTCGAAGTAAAAAGCCATTCCCTGATCAGACAGGCACTCCctgcatgttttgttaatgttGTTTGTTAAAAACCAGATTCAAGAAGACCCTTAGCATGGCAAAAGTTTACCTACACACTGGAGATCAAAacgtgataaaaaaaataaaaaaataattgaaaacaaaaaGGGGAAAACAGAATCAATGATGGTCAACAATCATCTTTATGACTAGCTTCAGGTATGGTTTGACACCTCTGAGATGAGTGTACGGAGAAAAGGAGAACACAAAGAAAGCAGAGACAAAAAAGGAAAGAGTAAAGAAAATTAGATAGAAAGTAGTGGTAGTAGAAAGAGGGATAGTAGAAAAAGAGGGATAGTAGAAAGAGGGATAGCAGAAAAAGAGGGATAGCAGAAAAAGAGGGATAGTAGGAAAGGAGTGGTAGTAGAAAAAGAGGGACAGTAGAAAAAGAGGGACAGTAGAAAATGAGGTGTAGCAGAAAAAGAGGGATAGTAGAAAAAGAGGGATAGCAGAAAAAGAGGGATAGCAGAAAGAGGGATAGCAGAAAAAGACAGATAGCAGAAAAAGAGGGATAGCAGAAAAAGAGGGATAGCAGAAAAAGGAGGTGTAGCAGAAAAAGGAGGGGTAGCAGAAAAAGCAGGGGTAGCAGAAAAAGAGGTGTAGTAGAAAAAGGAGTGATAGTAGGAAAGGAGTGGTAGTAGGAAAGGAGTGGTAGTAGGAAAGGAGTAATTGTGAAAAAGGAGGGAATCTTACAACTGCCAGATGCTGGATTTCTTCTTGTCTGCGGCGGCAGGGTTCTCTCTAGATGCTCTGAGGGAAGATAACAACATATTTCATGGAGTCATCACTATTCAGCTGGGGAAAAAACGATCTTGTTACTCAACTAGCTAGAATCGCCAAGGACAGAACGCACTAGAAggggtgcatgtttatcaataagaACAATGTGTGGGTGGAACACAGAAGACAAAAACTCT
It encodes:
- the LOC111977448 gene encoding C-Jun-amino-terminal kinase-interacting protein 4 isoform X2 is translated as MELDDGVLYQDDSGSSAMMSERVSGLASSIYLEFERLICQYDEDVVKELMPLVVAVLENLDAVFADNQEHEVELELLKEDNEQLVTQYEREKSLRKSTEERYMVFEDSQDMEKKDLQGRLVMLESHTRQMELKTRNYSDQIGRMEEREAELKKEYNALHQRHTEMIHSYMEHLERTKHQLETPSDTSTSRSRKERPISMGLFQLPGSDLTSDPQRETVETPSEPWRYNDLSHPHSNTSLKDEMSNANRGGSKSGTPISRQGAGSKMSSQQGGSKSATLMSSQGESKSGTPISSQGVDPKLVTPMSTQSGGSKSVTPMSSQGGGSMSATPMSTSVSDVAMASVGTPHQEELEEVGEGLTRNLDRSDRKPENISSKNTTVLEGQDSELRGAGVTGGSGPLTDAAGDNTESSEVQSIIESTPELDMDLSGYKDASTPSKGVGIENMAFDRNTESLFAELSSAGPDMEVDIADMDEGADLLGMGREVEHLIHENTQLLETKNALNVVKNDLIARVDELSCEKEVLQGELEAVTQAKTRLEEKNKELEEELRRVRVAEEDKVKTKSENSEEDADVPTAQRKRFTRVEMARVLMERNQYKERLMELQEAVRWTEMIRASRENPAAADKKKSSIWQFFSRLFSSSGGAAKKPAEAAPVNVKYNAPSSQVQPSVKKRSAALQQLPSDKSKAFDFLNEESEAGNMVSRREQKRAQYRQVKAHVEKEEDGRVQAYGWSLPQKFKVANGGQTSENKMKNLPVPVYLRPLDENDATMKLWCAVGVNLSGGKTRDGGSIVGASVFYSDLTSPGPESRCRKIGSQSSLDKLDQDLKEQEKELHHQEELSSLVWICTSTQATTKVIVIDANQPGNVLENFLVCNSHVLCMASVPGARETDYPAGEEVPHNPEAGSGAEGGTLEASTTSSGSGGEAGVLAGINVVGCSTEGAVATPQTASTENETDTDSKAAEEATEATEASAGPAGPEHDLSQRGVYTEHVFTDPLGVQSTSPGKSPANYTQRESDLVKDGVSSNPNPEEQDLMREEAQKMSSVLPTMWLGAQNGCVYVHSSVAQWRKCLHSIKLKDSVLGIVHVKGRVLVSLADGTLAIFHRGVDGQWDLTNYHLLDLGRPHHSIRCMTVVHDKVWCGFRNKIYVVQPKAMKIEKSFDAHPRKESQVRQLAWDGDGIWVSIRLDSTLRLFHAHTHQHLQDVDIEPYVSKMLGTGKLGFSFVRITALMVSCNRLWVGTGNGVIISIPLTDTNKVTAGPGKPGGVIRVYGDENSDKVTAGTSVPFCSMAHAQLCFHGHRDAVKFFTAVPGQVIPSGAGGAAEVGSDKGVEEHPQQQQERSVLVMSGGEGYIDFRMGDEAGETEEALDEHTLKLQPFLAKAERSHLIVWQVMGSQA
- the LOC111977448 gene encoding C-Jun-amino-terminal kinase-interacting protein 4 isoform X1 gives rise to the protein MELDDGVLYQDDSGSSAMMSERVSGLASSIYLEFERLICQYDEDVVKELMPLVVAVLENLDAVFADNQEHEVELELLKEDNEQLVTQYEREKSLRKSTEERYMVFEDSQDMEKKDLQGRLVMLESHTRQMELKTRNYSDQIGRMEEREAELKKEYNALHQRHTEMIHSYMEHLERTKHQLETPSDTSTSRSRKERPISMGLFQLPGSDLTSDPQRETVETPSEPWRYNDLSHPHSNTSLKFGVPDSPSRWQRLSANQQAEQNQDEMSNANRGGSKSGTPISRQGAGSKMSSQQGGSKSATLMSSQGESKSGTPISSQGVDPKLVTPMSTQSGGSKSVTPMSSQGGGSMSATPMSTSVSDVAMASVGTPHQEELEEVGEGLTRNLDRSDRKPENISSKNTTVLEGQDSELRGAGVTGGSGPLTDAAGDNTESSEVQSIIESTPELDMDLSGYKDASTPSKGVGIENMAFDRNTESLFAELSSAGPDMEVDIADMDEGADLLGMGREVEHLIHENTQLLETKNALNVVKNDLIARVDELSCEKEVLQGELEAVTQAKTRLEEKNKELEEELRRVRVAEEDKVKTKSENSEEDADVPTAQRKRFTRVEMARVLMERNQYKERLMELQEAVRWTEMIRASRENPAAADKKKSSIWQFFSRLFSSSGGAAKKPAEAAPVNVKYNAPSSQVQPSVKKRSAALQQLPSDKSKAFDFLNEESEAGNMVSRREQKRAQYRQVKAHVEKEEDGRVQAYGWSLPQKFKVANGGQTSENKMKNLPVPVYLRPLDENDATMKLWCAVGVNLSGGKTRDGGSIVGASVFYSDLTSPGPESRCRKIGSQSSLDKLDQDLKEQEKELHHQEELSSLVWICTSTQATTKVIVIDANQPGNVLENFLVCNSHVLCMASVPGARETDYPAGEEVPHNPEAGSGAEGGTLEASTTSSGSGGEAGVLAGINVVGCSTEGAVATPQTASTENETDTDSKAAEEATEATEASAGPAGPEHDLSQRGVYTEHVFTDPLGVQSTSPGKSPANYTQRESDLVKDGVSSNPNPEEQDLMREEAQKMSSVLPTMWLGAQNGCVYVHSSVAQWRKCLHSIKLKDSVLGIVHVKGRVLVSLADGTLAIFHRGVDGQWDLTNYHLLDLGRPHHSIRCMTVVHDKVWCGFRNKIYVVQPKAMKIEKSFDAHPRKESQVRQLAWDGDGIWVSIRLDSTLRLFHAHTHQHLQDVDIEPYVSKMLGTGKLGFSFVRITALMVSCNRLWVGTGNGVIISIPLTDTNKVTAGPGKPGGVIRVYGDENSDKVTAGTSVPFCSMAHAQLCFHGHRDAVKFFTAVPGQVIPSGAGGAAEVGSDKGVEEHPQQQQERSVLVMSGGEGYIDFRMGDEAGETEEALDEHTLKLQPFLAKAERSHLIVWQVMGSQA
- the LOC111977448 gene encoding C-Jun-amino-terminal kinase-interacting protein 4 isoform X3, translating into MSQEGQKDHQGQQPPDQLTFHPRYHPEGKRYMVFEDSQDMEKKDLQGRLVMLESHTRQMELKTRNYSDQIGRMEEREAELKKEYNALHQRHTEMIHSYMEHLERTKHQLETPSDTSTSRSRKERPISMGLFQLPGSDLTSDPQRETVETPSEPWRYNDLSHPHSNTSLKFGVPDSPSRWQRLSANQQAEQNQDEMSNANRGGSKSGTPISRQGAGSKMSSQQGGSKSATLMSSQGESKSGTPISSQGVDPKLVTPMSTQSGGSKSVTPMSSQGGGSMSATPMSTSVSDVAMASVGTPHQEELEEVGEGLTRNLDRSDRKPENISSKNTTVLEGQDSELRGAGVTGGSGPLTDAAGDNTESSEVQSIIESTPELDMDLSGYKDASTPSKGVGIENMAFDRNTESLFAELSSAGPDMEVDIADMDEGADLLGMGREVEHLIHENTQLLETKNALNVVKNDLIARVDELSCEKEVLQGELEAVTQAKTRLEEKNKELEEELRRVRVAEEDKVKTKSENSEEDADVPTAQRKRFTRVEMARVLMERNQYKERLMELQEAVRWTEMIRASRENPAAADKKKSSIWQFFSRLFSSSGGAAKKPAEAAPVNVKYNAPSSQVQPSVKKRSAALQQLPSDKSKAFDFLNEESEAGNMVSRREQKRAQYRQVKAHVEKEEDGRVQAYGWSLPQKFKVANGGQTSENKMKNLPVPVYLRPLDENDATMKLWCAVGVNLSGGKTRDGGSIVGASVFYSDLTSPGPESRCRKIGSQSSLDKLDQDLKEQEKELHHQEELSSLVWICTSTQATTKVIVIDANQPGNVLENFLVCNSHVLCMASVPGARETDYPAGEEVPHNPEAGSGAEGGTLEASTTSSGSGGEAGVLAGINVVGCSTEGAVATPQTASTENETDTDSKAAEEATEATEASAGPAGPEHDLSQRGVYTEHVFTDPLGVQSTSPGKSPANYTQRESDLVKDGVSSNPNPEEQDLMREEAQKMSSVLPTMWLGAQNGCVYVHSSVAQWRKCLHSIKLKDSVLGIVHVKGRVLVSLADGTLAIFHRGVDGQWDLTNYHLLDLGRPHHSIRCMTVVHDKVWCGFRNKIYVVQPKAMKIEKSFDAHPRKESQVRQLAWDGDGIWVSIRLDSTLRLFHAHTHQHLQDVDIEPYVSKMLGTGKLGFSFVRITALMVSCNRLWVGTGNGVIISIPLTDTNKVTAGPGKPGGVIRVYGDENSDKVTAGTSVPFCSMAHAQLCFHGHRDAVKFFTAVPGQVIPSGAGGAAEVGSDKGVEEHPQQQQERSVLVMSGGEGYIDFRMGDEAGETEEALDEHTLKLQPFLAKAERSHLIVWQVMGSQA